In Patescibacteria group bacterium, the genomic window TCCAGTAATGCGTTACCAATACATATAAAAAAAATAACCCTCTGGCAACCGCCAAGAGGGAAACCAAAATTTCCATGTTACAAATAACATATAATCATCCAGTTTGCAATACCTGGATCAAAAAAAACTTCGAAGATATCTGCACAGAATTATGGCAGTGCTGTAATTGCGGCACTTTAGATAGCCTGGAATACCTGCCCCTGAAATCAGGCTTGATTTGGTGCTGGCATATTGATATACCCCCCAACTGGGTTTTCGGTAAATGGGAACAGATACGCCTCTACCCAATACAAATACCCATCCCAACATTGCTCTGCAAAGCATGTCGCCAGCTGATAAAAATAATACCATCCTTCATTGTGCGGGGAACCACCCTCACCCTGCCCGCGCTGATCTTTATCTCCTTTATTTATGAATTTTCTGAGCTAGTCTGGCGGGAATTACCTGAAAAATTTTGCTCGCCTAATGATCAAATAGCCCACAGCACCCTGTACAAGGGCGTACACAAACTTGGCCATTTATGCGCCATAAATCAGGAAGTGGAAAAACTTCGCCAGAAATATCTGGATGTATATGAGGATGAAAAAGAAAACCCCTCCTGGCCTTTGCCCAAATCCCTTTTTGAACATACCTTGTGCCGGGAAAAGGGCCTGCGGAATATACTGGCCAGTCTTTTAGCGGAGCATATCAAACATTTGGACTTTAGCAAGGTATTTTATCCTTTCATCAATTCCTTAAACCGTCTGGTTACCAAGCTAAAAATGATACTACCAAAGATTTATGGTAATAATTCTACCCCGTGCCGGAGCACATAGAACTGTTGTTCCCTGGGTGTTGTTAATGGAAGAAACAAGACTTAAGCTCTATTTTTGGTAATATAGAATTGTCAGTATTAAATTAAAGGAAGGGAGGTTTTACATGGAAAAGGCACCTGACGGGGAGTTAATTATGCTGCCATGTACTCTTCTGGAGGACCACCCATTAAGGCTGTCCTATTACAGCCAGGCTCACCTGGAGGGTTTGTACCGGTCCATTAAGGCCAACGGCCTTTTGGAGCCGCTTCTGGTATGGGCCAGGGAAGACGGCAAATATCAAATATTAAGCGGCCACTACCGGGTCCGGGCAGTACGTCAGCTAAAGCAGCCGGTTATTGCCTGCCGGCTATACACCGGTGATAGGCATACGGCCCTGGTAATCTATTGCACAGCCAATGTATTAACCAGATCAATAGGTGCCCTGGAGGAAGCATTAATACTGAATACCCTGGTAAAGGACGAGGGATATACCATGGAAGGTGCCGGGAAGCTGTGGGGCCGCAGTAAATCCTGGGTCAGCCGGCGGATTAAACTGTTAACTTCCCTGGACCCTGCAATCAAAGAAGATCTTTTAAAGGGTGGGCTAAAGCCCCGGCTAGCCCAGAATTTAGCCATGTTGCCCCGGGGCAACCAGCAAAGAGTGCTGGCCATCATCCGCCGTGAACACTTAAACAAGGATGAGGCGGCCAAGCTTATCCAGTGGTGGCAAAGTGCCGGCGAGAAAGACCGCACTTTACTGGAGGAAGGGAAGATATTGCCCGGGTGTGGTTTTACCGGTGGGCAAAGAGCAGATTCCAGCTATCGGCTGGCGTTAAAATCCCTGGAGAAATGTACTTCCCTGATTAATGAAGTGATTTCCTTGTTAAAGATGGGGGAATGTCAGTTCTCCTGGCCCGATGCACAATACCGTATTTTTTTAATGACAGTAAATATATTAAAGGAGCTTTGTCCCAAAGGCGGTGAGTTAAAGGGTGCGCCTGGGATATGAGCAAAGGCTGGAGAAAAAGGCCTTTAAGATGTCCATCGTGTTAATGCTAAGGGATTTAGCCCCCCATGACCGGGCTGAATTAATTGATAAGCTGGTAGAGGGTAATTTTAATATTCCCTACTCCCCAAAAAGTACGCTCAGCCGGTCGGTTATCTACCAGTGGCTGCGGGAATACAACAAAAACCCAAAGGATTTTGAGGTTTTATTGCTTAAAGAGCGCAAGGACAGAAACACTTTCAGAAGAATTTCCGAAGAGCAAAAAAAGGCCCTGATGCGCTGGCGCTCCGAAAACGCCGCCCGAAGCACCAGTGAACTCAGGGATGAACTTTTGGCCCATGCTATTACCAGTAAGGATCCTGTGCCTTCCGCAGCTACCATTGCCAG contains:
- a CDS encoding ParB/RepB/Spo0J family partition protein — its product is MLPCTLLEDHPLRLSYYSQAHLEGLYRSIKANGLLEPLLVWAREDGKYQILSGHYRVRAVRQLKQPVIACRLYTGDRHTALVIYCTANVLTRSIGALEEALILNTLVKDEGYTMEGAGKLWGRSKSWVSRRIKLLTSLDPAIKEDLLKGGLKPRLAQNLAMLPRGNQQRVLAIIRREHLNKDEAAKLIQWWQSAGEKDRTLLEEGKILPGCGFTGGQRADSSYRLALKSLEKCTSLINEVISLLKMGECQFSWPDAQYRIFLMTVNILKELCPKGGELKGAPGI